From Acidothermus cellulolyticus 11B, a single genomic window includes:
- a CDS encoding ROK family protein produces the protein MVLHDALSEDHVEELAQLLALIRRGSAVTRSELVQSSGFGRTAIARRLDHLMALGLIAESEPLPSTGGRMPRGVYFRADAGRLLVAELGATSIAAGICDLDCRVLSSREEAWDIAAGPESTLARLEALLSELLRDHQAKVWGIGVGLPGPIEFATGRPVSPPIMPGWDRYPVRERLAKRFSAPVWVDNDVNVLALGELRAGVGRAHSDLIYIKIGTGIGAGIVSGGRLHRGAQGCAGDIGHVAVTDDQAVVCRCGNIGCLEAVAGGAALARRATAWAREGRSGYLQQRLTEGGDLTAATIAAGAAAGDTGCVELLAAAARQIGDSLATFVNFFNPSIVIIGGGVAQAGNAFLASIRQRVYSRSLPLATRDLQIVLSSLGDIGGLIGAAHMVVDEILSPKVLSLWIKEGTPEALAGAHAGN, from the coding sequence ATGGTGCTGCACGACGCGCTGTCTGAAGATCATGTCGAGGAGCTGGCGCAACTGCTCGCTCTGATTCGGCGCGGGTCGGCTGTAACGCGGTCCGAGCTAGTCCAGAGCTCCGGGTTCGGTCGTACTGCCATCGCTCGTCGACTTGATCACCTGATGGCCCTCGGTCTTATAGCGGAGAGTGAGCCCCTTCCTTCAACCGGGGGACGAATGCCGCGCGGCGTTTATTTCCGCGCCGACGCCGGCCGCTTGCTCGTCGCTGAACTCGGCGCAACGAGTATCGCCGCTGGCATCTGTGATCTTGACTGCCGTGTCTTGTCGTCTCGGGAGGAGGCATGGGACATTGCTGCCGGCCCGGAGTCAACTCTCGCTCGCTTGGAGGCGCTGCTCAGCGAACTTCTTCGGGATCACCAAGCAAAGGTGTGGGGAATCGGCGTTGGCCTGCCGGGACCCATTGAATTTGCGACAGGACGTCCCGTATCGCCGCCCATCATGCCCGGTTGGGACCGCTACCCGGTCCGGGAGCGACTAGCGAAACGCTTCTCCGCGCCCGTCTGGGTAGACAACGACGTCAACGTTCTCGCGCTAGGCGAACTGCGGGCAGGCGTCGGACGAGCGCATAGTGATCTCATCTATATCAAGATTGGAACAGGCATCGGCGCCGGCATCGTCAGCGGTGGGCGGCTCCACCGCGGAGCGCAAGGATGTGCAGGGGACATTGGTCATGTCGCGGTTACAGATGATCAGGCGGTGGTATGCCGCTGCGGCAATATTGGCTGTCTAGAAGCGGTCGCCGGGGGAGCTGCCTTGGCACGACGGGCCACAGCATGGGCGCGCGAGGGTCGTAGCGGCTACCTGCAGCAACGACTGACGGAAGGTGGTGACCTCACGGCGGCGACGATTGCGGCCGGTGCCGCAGCAGGTGACACCGGATGCGTCGAGTTGCTCGCGGCCGCCGCGCGGCAAATCGGGGACTCATTAGCAACTTTCGTAAACTTCTTCAATCCCTCAATTGTCATCATCGGCGGAGGCGTTGCCCAGGCGGGAAACGCGTTTCTCGCTTCGATACGCCAGCGGGTCTACTCAAGATCCCTTCCGTTAGCCACTCGAGATTTGCAGATCGTCTTGTCCTCACTGGGCGATATCGGCGGACTGATCGGTGCGGCGCACATGGTGGTAGACGAAATCCTGTCGCCGAAGGTGCTATCCTTGTGGATCAAGGAAGGTACGCCCGAAGCACTTGCAGGAGCACACGCGGGAAATTGA
- a CDS encoding GntR family transcriptional regulator: protein MTKSQGPSSGVEISAQHRGRTREARYREIERYLRELIASAKPGDRLPSEAQLCARFGVSRMTVRQALGELERDGSIERSQGRGTLVAVRPMHRVPGVFLSFSEEMERRGLKPSSRLISAGLEHARPTEVADLRLGHQDRVVRIVRVRLADGVPVALEDAALPERYTFVLDADLTNGSLHKALEARGTIASRAVGTIHARLARSSEVGLLDLPPNAALLVETRLLFDQNGLPFERTETRYVADRYVIDVVHTHP from the coding sequence GTGACGAAGAGTCAAGGACCGTCATCGGGTGTAGAGATCTCAGCGCAGCATCGCGGACGCACCCGCGAAGCTCGCTATCGGGAGATAGAACGCTATCTCCGCGAACTGATCGCCTCGGCCAAACCAGGTGATCGTCTACCAAGCGAAGCCCAATTGTGCGCCCGCTTCGGCGTAAGCCGCATGACGGTACGACAAGCGCTGGGAGAACTGGAGCGGGACGGCAGCATCGAGAGAAGTCAGGGGCGAGGCACCCTGGTCGCGGTGCGACCGATGCACCGAGTACCCGGAGTCTTCCTGTCCTTCAGCGAAGAGATGGAAAGGCGCGGGTTGAAGCCCAGCTCCCGCCTGATCTCCGCCGGGTTGGAGCACGCACGCCCGACGGAGGTTGCCGACTTGAGATTGGGTCACCAAGACCGCGTCGTCCGAATCGTTCGGGTACGGCTCGCAGATGGTGTACCAGTCGCGCTTGAAGATGCTGCGCTTCCCGAGCGGTACACCTTTGTGCTTGACGCCGACCTTACCAATGGCTCCTTACATAAAGCGCTGGAAGCACGTGGAACAATCGCGTCTCGAGCAGTAGGTACTATTCATGCTCGACTGGCTCGTTCGAGCGAGGTCGGCCTCTTGGACTTACCGCCAAATGCCGCCCTCCTGGTGGAGACGCGGCTACTTTTTGATCAAAATGGCTTACCGTTTGAGCGTACCGAAACGCGTTACGTTGCTGACAGGTATGTCATTGACGTCGTCCATACACATCCCTGA
- a CDS encoding substrate-binding domain-containing protein has protein sequence MMAQRTPRTRLVVSGLAVAMAALLAACSSTSKTASSGSESPAGSAAASASSAAASSPASGGSSTGGGSYVIGVSNTIAGNGWREEMICSIKAQALVSGQVKKVVVISKNGGPTDQIQDLQNLISQGVNAIIVNPSDPEKLNSVLEAAVKKGIVVVAVDQAVTAPDVYLAANNQEEYGKLGAEWLAKALNGKGDVLYMRGAQGAPADIARDQGFRSVMAQYPGIKFKEVYTGWDFTKAAALATQELTAHHYDGIWTSGTDYTVVNAFKTLGKTPIPVVGADNNGFVAQLLAGQPGAAVTNPAAVGAVGLDIALDVLQGKSVPKQTLLTPEVWDLATAKDKLQTYHFPNLPPTWPSQVEIKPWTTYTPQQLIACKGPGE, from the coding sequence ATGATGGCACAACGAACACCACGAACTCGACTCGTCGTCTCCGGGCTCGCGGTCGCTATGGCCGCATTGCTGGCGGCGTGTTCGAGCACCTCTAAGACCGCGTCGTCAGGATCAGAAAGCCCGGCTGGCAGTGCAGCGGCGAGCGCGTCCTCTGCCGCCGCTTCGAGTCCTGCAAGCGGAGGTAGCTCGACCGGAGGCGGCTCATACGTTATCGGCGTCAGCAACACAATTGCCGGTAACGGTTGGCGTGAGGAGATGATCTGCTCGATCAAAGCTCAAGCTCTGGTTAGTGGTCAGGTCAAGAAGGTTGTCGTCATCTCCAAGAACGGTGGACCGACAGATCAGATTCAAGATTTGCAGAACCTGATCTCCCAAGGCGTCAACGCAATCATCGTCAACCCGTCTGACCCGGAAAAGCTGAATAGTGTTCTTGAGGCCGCAGTCAAAAAGGGCATCGTCGTCGTAGCCGTTGACCAAGCAGTGACTGCGCCCGACGTGTACTTAGCGGCGAACAACCAGGAAGAGTATGGCAAGCTCGGCGCAGAATGGCTCGCGAAAGCGCTCAACGGCAAGGGCGACGTCCTCTATATGAGAGGCGCTCAAGGCGCACCGGCCGACATTGCCCGTGACCAGGGTTTTCGCAGCGTTATGGCGCAGTACCCGGGAATCAAGTTCAAGGAGGTGTACACGGGCTGGGACTTCACGAAGGCTGCCGCTCTCGCGACGCAGGAGCTTACTGCTCACCACTATGACGGAATCTGGACGTCGGGCACCGACTACACCGTCGTGAACGCCTTCAAGACACTTGGCAAGACTCCGATTCCAGTTGTTGGGGCGGACAACAACGGCTTCGTCGCACAACTGCTGGCAGGTCAGCCTGGTGCCGCAGTAACTAACCCAGCCGCCGTTGGCGCCGTTGGGCTCGATATCGCTCTCGACGTGCTGCAGGGAAAGTCCGTCCCCAAGCAGACCCTCCTGACACCCGAGGTATGGGATCTCGCTACCGCAAAGGATAAGCTGCAGACGTACCACTTCCCCAACCTGCCGCCCACGTGGCCTTCGCAGGTGGAAATCAAGCCTTGGACGACATACACGCCGCAACAGCTTATCGCTTGCAAGGGTCCTGGCGAATGA
- a CDS encoding ROK family protein, protein MSNLSSRTRGDALPTSARHLRLGVDLGATRIKVVVVEIDASGEVALRFSAQYPTAADEGPSAVAERLARYALDAVAEVGRVVGAGVGIPGLYRASSGEIEFLPNMPGAWRGFRLREYLTTLWRVPVVLINDARAFTLAEARLGAGKGHQTVVGVTVGTGIGGGLVVDGRLLMGSDGRRGEVGHQIVEVDGPLCTCGGFGCVEALAGSLALMRATGLASLDEIYAAAERGEKEARAAVARAAKYLAAGIANVVTLLRPERVVIGGGAASASRLLIASLRDMVARRAALVDAETYEIVAAELGPVAGAIGAALWSAEIDSGMCMDDVNDIPVSNVTRFGTLKR, encoded by the coding sequence ATGTCCAACTTGTCGAGTCGAACCCGTGGTGATGCCCTTCCGACAAGCGCGAGGCATCTTCGCCTGGGTGTCGATCTCGGAGCAACGCGGATCAAGGTCGTTGTGGTCGAAATTGACGCCTCCGGAGAAGTGGCTCTGCGTTTTAGTGCTCAGTATCCGACAGCCGCGGACGAAGGACCCTCCGCAGTTGCGGAACGACTTGCCCGCTATGCGCTTGACGCCGTAGCTGAAGTTGGACGTGTGGTCGGTGCCGGCGTCGGAATTCCTGGCCTCTATCGTGCATCCAGCGGTGAGATCGAGTTCCTGCCGAACATGCCGGGCGCGTGGCGAGGCTTCCGCTTGCGGGAGTACCTGACAACTCTATGGCGCGTACCCGTGGTCCTCATCAACGACGCACGCGCGTTTACTCTCGCGGAAGCGCGTCTCGGCGCTGGCAAAGGCCACCAAACCGTTGTTGGCGTGACGGTAGGTACCGGCATTGGGGGCGGTCTCGTCGTTGACGGCCGGTTGCTCATGGGCAGCGACGGACGCCGAGGGGAGGTCGGTCATCAGATTGTGGAGGTCGATGGTCCGTTATGTACCTGCGGTGGCTTCGGCTGTGTCGAGGCTCTCGCGGGCAGCCTCGCACTGATGCGTGCCACCGGTCTTGCGTCCTTAGACGAAATCTACGCGGCGGCTGAGCGCGGCGAGAAAGAGGCGCGAGCGGCAGTGGCCAGAGCGGCGAAGTACCTAGCCGCCGGAATCGCAAACGTCGTCACACTGCTGCGGCCCGAACGCGTGGTCATCGGTGGGGGCGCCGCAAGCGCGAGCAGGCTGCTGATTGCATCGCTTCGCGACATGGTTGCGCGACGAGCTGCACTGGTTGACGCCGAGACGTACGAAATTGTTGCCGCCGAGCTTGGCCCGGTCGCCGGCGCAATTGGCGCGGCCCTCTGGTCGGCTGAGATCGACTCAGGGATGTGTATGGACGACGTCAATGACATACCTGTCAGCAACGTAACGCGTTTCGGTACGCTCAAACGGTAA
- a CDS encoding sugar isomerase domain-containing protein, with the protein MPVAGQWIAKAKQLLERFAATQNSALDQAAKICAESIANDGLVYLFGTGHSRMAVEEMFPRYASYPGFHPLVELSTTFHTQVIGSNGQRQAMFIERVEGLGEIILRNFFFHSKDAFIVVSASGVTANSIEIAMGARKRGLPVIALTSVAQSMASAPLHSSGTRLLDHADIVIDLCTPPGDALVPIDGLPWPIGPASTVTGIAAINEIKVRTAELLAARGAMPPVLVGVPLVDPEESARLFDAAYDEHARRLAGRLHPSRHPPGEPYALQNAADMRVATRDDS; encoded by the coding sequence GTGCCCGTAGCTGGACAGTGGATCGCAAAGGCGAAACAGTTGTTGGAGCGCTTCGCTGCGACGCAGAACAGCGCTCTTGACCAGGCTGCAAAGATCTGCGCCGAGTCGATCGCGAACGATGGATTGGTATACCTCTTTGGCACCGGACATTCTCGCATGGCCGTCGAGGAGATGTTCCCCCGCTATGCCTCTTACCCTGGCTTTCATCCACTCGTCGAGCTCTCGACAACCTTCCACACCCAGGTAATCGGCAGCAACGGCCAGCGACAAGCAATGTTCATCGAGCGCGTAGAAGGGCTCGGTGAAATCATCCTGAGGAACTTCTTCTTTCACTCCAAGGACGCCTTCATCGTTGTCAGTGCATCGGGAGTGACTGCTAACTCAATCGAGATTGCGATGGGGGCACGTAAGCGTGGCTTGCCGGTTATCGCGCTGACCTCGGTTGCACAGTCGATGGCAAGTGCTCCTCTTCATTCGTCGGGAACACGACTACTTGACCACGCGGACATTGTTATTGATTTGTGCACGCCCCCAGGGGATGCGCTCGTACCAATTGACGGACTCCCATGGCCCATCGGCCCGGCGTCAACCGTAACTGGAATCGCTGCAATTAATGAGATCAAAGTTCGGACAGCGGAATTGCTGGCGGCGCGGGGCGCGATGCCGCCGGTTCTTGTCGGTGTTCCGCTCGTTGATCCGGAGGAGTCAGCCCGACTGTTCGATGCGGCATACGACGAGCACGCTCGCCGTCTTGCGGGCCGCCTCCATCCATCGCGGCATCCTCCCGGTGAACCGTACGCACTGCAGAACGCCGCTGATATGCGTGTTGCCACGCGTGACGATTCATAA